One region of Gilliamella sp. ESL0405 genomic DNA includes:
- the lpdA gene encoding dihydrolipoyl dehydrogenase: protein MSQEVKTQLVVLGAGPAGYSAAFRAADLGLDVTLVERYSTLGGVCLNVGCIPSKALLHVAKVMDEAKSLTAHGIHFGTPKLELDKVREWKEKVINQLTNGLAGMAKMRKVNVIQGEAQFTGSHTMDITSAKGITKLTFDNAIIAAGSRPITLPFIPHDDPRIWDSTDALALTTIPKKLLLMGGGIIGLEMGTVYHALGSEVDVVEMFDQVIPAADKDVVKVFTKQIQKKFTLRLETKVTSVEAKHDAIYVTMEKKDGTSETHTYDAVLVAIGRTPNGKLIGAEKAGVNVTDRGFIEVDKQMRTNVPHIYAIGDVVGQPMLAHKGVHEGHVAAEVIAGKKHYFDPKTIPSIAYTEPEVAWVGLTEKEAIAKGIDYEVAIFPWAASGRAIASDCSEGMTKLIFNKSDNRLLGGAVVGANGGELLGEITLAVEMGCDAEDIALTIHAHPTLHESIGLAAEIYEGTVTDLPNAKAVKK from the coding sequence ATGAGTCAAGAAGTTAAAACCCAACTTGTGGTATTAGGTGCAGGGCCAGCGGGATACTCCGCAGCCTTCCGAGCAGCCGATTTAGGATTAGACGTCACTTTAGTTGAACGCTATTCAACCTTAGGTGGTGTGTGTTTGAATGTGGGCTGTATTCCGTCAAAAGCTCTACTTCATGTGGCAAAAGTGATGGATGAAGCTAAATCCTTAACCGCTCATGGCATCCATTTTGGCACGCCAAAACTCGAACTTGATAAAGTGCGTGAATGGAAAGAAAAAGTCATCAATCAATTGACTAATGGCCTTGCCGGCATGGCAAAAATGCGCAAAGTCAATGTGATTCAAGGTGAAGCGCAATTTACCGGTAGCCATACTATGGATATCACATCAGCAAAAGGCATTACTAAACTTACGTTTGACAATGCGATCATTGCGGCTGGATCGCGTCCTATTACACTACCGTTTATACCGCACGATGACCCAAGAATATGGGATTCAACCGATGCGCTGGCGTTAACCACCATTCCGAAAAAATTATTGTTAATGGGTGGCGGAATTATCGGTCTGGAAATGGGCACGGTATACCATGCGCTAGGTTCTGAAGTGGACGTGGTTGAAATGTTCGATCAAGTCATTCCGGCAGCCGACAAAGATGTGGTAAAAGTCTTCACAAAACAGATTCAGAAGAAGTTTACCTTAAGACTAGAAACCAAAGTCACATCCGTTGAAGCAAAACATGACGCAATTTACGTCACCATGGAGAAAAAAGACGGCACAAGCGAAACACATACTTATGATGCCGTATTAGTGGCAATTGGACGCACACCAAACGGAAAATTGATTGGCGCCGAAAAAGCTGGGGTCAATGTTACCGACCGTGGCTTTATTGAAGTCGACAAACAGATGCGCACCAATGTACCGCACATTTATGCTATTGGCGATGTGGTAGGTCAACCAATGCTTGCCCATAAAGGTGTTCACGAAGGACACGTTGCAGCCGAAGTGATAGCCGGTAAAAAACACTACTTCGATCCAAAAACTATCCCGTCGATTGCTTACACCGAGCCGGAAGTGGCATGGGTTGGATTAACCGAAAAAGAAGCCATTGCTAAGGGAATCGATTATGAAGTAGCGATCTTCCCATGGGCAGCATCCGGACGAGCAATTGCCTCAGATTGTTCAGAAGGGATGACCAAACTGATCTTCAACAAATCAGACAATCGCCTATTAGGCGGAGCGGTTGTTGGCGCAAATGGCGGAGAACTACTGGGTGAAATCACCCTAGCGGTTGAAATGGGTTGTGATGCAGAAGATATAGCCCTAACCATCCATGCCCACCCAACCTTACACGAATCGATAGGCTTAGCGGCAGAAATCTACGAAGGAACAGTCACCGACCTTCCTAATGCCAAAGCAGTGAAAAAATAG